One window of Phalacrocorax carbo chromosome 1, bPhaCar2.1, whole genome shotgun sequence genomic DNA carries:
- the CENPM gene encoding centromere protein M gives MALLRPFDKLPALNSAVLLLVGSDEDLQQKLAAALLREKKNFRISIHIATSLPLPSERGHLRPRIDLIVFMIDIKNKYSLKNVEASLAHVDANFFLGKTCFLVTGVGRVNCCSVDMNDVWKLGEVYCSPMLFCEVELEGVRVATAQRLLRMLQICAGHVPGVSSLSFGSLMRSSAAD, from the exons ATGGCGTTGCTGCGGCCCTTTGACAAGCTTCCGGCGCTTAACTCCGCTGTCTTACTG CTGGTGGGGTCGGATGAAGACCTCCAGCAGAAGCTGGCGGCGGCGCTGCTCCGGGAGAAGAAGAACTTCAGGATCAGTAT TCACATTGCTACATCCCTCCCCTTACCTTCAGAGAGGGGTCACCTTCGGCCCAGGATAGATCTGATTGTGTTTATGATTGACATCAAGAACAAATACAG CTTGAAGAATGTTGAAGCTTCTCTAGCTCATGTGGATGCCAACTTCTTCCTGGGGAAAACATGCTTCCTTGTCACTGGGG TCGGAAGGGTGAATTGCTGCAGCGTAGACATGAATGATGTCTGGAAACTGGGAGAAGTCTACTGCAGTCCTATGCTATTCTGTGAGGTGGAG ttgGAAGGAGTACGAGTTGCCACTGCTCAGCGACTTCTCCGGATGTTACAGATCTGTGCTGGTCATGTACCAGGAGTTTCTTCCTTGTCCTTTGGCTCACTGATgaggagctctgctgctgactAG